In the genome of Armatimonadota bacterium, one region contains:
- a CDS encoding discoidin domain-containing protein: MPIQGLLLALIALAFPLVSGAAPIDPAIDDAPGPFCYFSRPSTVLGVADALQGTQVTGEGWLWTGSAQLMFFAGDDLAPLRQRIQVLREGAIPIVTGTSRIGDIDYETTMFAATLDGRTDSNLINFVRVRLYNAGQATTRASFATAVRAEGPGCCERMRRPFNVLSARYSLGDDYAARNDELIYTFPTDPSPRRFIVPDREGAGPIEARDEAITATTPVCMVRYDVTLEPGAERVLDFRFPYDPIALVDEKAIADLREASFEALLDDTLRWWRRFLDKGMQIELPESKPVDVYRASLAYLAIARRREGADYIPTVNRFQYHYFWVRDGAYIVNAFDLAGRHDWARQGLDHFLTCRQANGIICQPPQWDGYGQTLWAFGSHWRLTGDNDWARRMYPYLADHVRGVFAEVAKDPLGLVPKAPPYDNEAIDGHYTGHSFWLLTGMRDMIAMADALGETADAAQFRQWHNEYRERFLEHLGAVTAETGGYIPPGLDASEGCDWDNLISLYPRGGVPARGTLDVTDPKVSTTADTVREKKYAEGLLTYGRGLRPGLLHHYDTMKCTEGLVAIGRQRDALADFYSILVHTSSANAGFEFGVVPWGNRDPGGNFPPHGWFAAEYIGLLRNMLVREESGDLHLLSVVSPEWLKPGSRFSVRYAPTDFGEISFIARAREGALELRLRHQWRTPPERIVIHLPWFVEGLSAEADGEPVVIEKPVIGEGSQVVVGSQARRVTLRYHRPLDMPRLSYDAAVDDWKRENRRRFDEYVQSGGKPEPLWRESSLPMTRADRAENWAALVERTGIALGCTATASASEPGNPPAAACDGNVSLSSYWGATPYPAWWQVDLGEERLIDRVRVVTYWDRGEGKRAYQYRVLVSPDAENWETVADRSDNSKPATAAGELLSFPPRRARYVRVEMIRNSANIGVHLVEVMVFPAVEAPVADAPAETRPAWTAEDQTGSAATDMPSWGYVGAQRVILKGDSIKASGDRIRLVFRGGAEGSIAIGDVSIGVTDPVDPVNVKTGTRTPVTFGAANSVELGAGQEIASDWISFPLEAGRDHTVTFAVDRQGATTLWSDAKTLRFEGPTEAARMVRWSSVSHTTTYNLYFLSRIEVPK, encoded by the coding sequence ATGCCAATACAGGGTCTTTTGCTCGCATTGATCGCGCTGGCTTTTCCTCTCGTTAGTGGAGCAGCGCCCATCGATCCGGCCATCGATGACGCCCCCGGACCGTTTTGCTACTTCAGCCGACCCAGCACTGTTCTCGGGGTCGCCGATGCCCTGCAGGGCACCCAGGTCACGGGCGAGGGCTGGCTCTGGACGGGGTCGGCTCAGCTCATGTTCTTCGCGGGCGATGACCTCGCACCCCTGCGGCAGCGCATCCAGGTGCTGCGCGAGGGCGCGATACCGATCGTGACCGGCACCAGTCGCATCGGTGACATCGACTACGAGACCACGATGTTCGCCGCAACCCTTGACGGGCGCACCGATAGCAACCTGATCAACTTCGTCCGGGTGCGTCTGTATAATGCCGGGCAGGCAACGACCAGGGCCTCTTTCGCCACGGCAGTCCGCGCGGAGGGGCCCGGCTGTTGCGAACGCATGCGCAGACCGTTCAACGTCTTGTCGGCGCGGTATTCCCTGGGCGATGACTATGCGGCGCGGAACGACGAGCTCATCTACACATTTCCCACGGACCCGTCACCGCGCCGGTTCATCGTACCGGATCGCGAGGGTGCTGGTCCCATCGAGGCGCGCGACGAGGCGATCACGGCAACTACCCCGGTATGTATGGTGCGCTATGATGTGACGCTGGAGCCCGGCGCGGAGCGCGTTCTGGACTTCAGGTTTCCGTATGATCCCATTGCGCTTGTCGACGAGAAGGCCATTGCCGACCTGCGCGAAGCTTCCTTTGAGGCGCTCCTGGACGACACTCTTCGCTGGTGGCGGCGGTTCCTGGACAAGGGCATGCAGATCGAGCTTCCGGAGTCCAAGCCGGTGGATGTCTACAGGGCCAGTCTCGCGTACCTCGCAATCGCCCGCCGGAGGGAGGGCGCGGATTACATCCCCACGGTGAACCGCTTCCAGTACCACTACTTCTGGGTGCGTGACGGAGCGTATATCGTCAACGCGTTCGACTTGGCCGGAAGACATGACTGGGCCCGGCAGGGCCTGGACCACTTTCTGACCTGCCGCCAGGCCAACGGGATCATCTGCCAGCCGCCGCAGTGGGACGGCTACGGCCAGACATTGTGGGCTTTCGGGTCCCACTGGCGGCTTACCGGGGATAACGACTGGGCGCGCCGGATGTACCCATACCTGGCTGACCACGTGCGCGGCGTCTTTGCGGAGGTGGCGAAGGACCCACTGGGGCTCGTACCGAAAGCGCCGCCGTATGACAATGAGGCCATCGACGGCCATTACACCGGCCACAGTTTCTGGCTGCTCACCGGCATGCGCGACATGATCGCAATGGCCGATGCCCTCGGAGAGACGGCGGATGCGGCGCAGTTCCGGCAGTGGCATAACGAATACAGAGAACGCTTCCTGGAACACCTTGGCGCAGTCACCGCGGAGACCGGGGGGTACATTCCGCCGGGGCTGGATGCGTCCGAGGGCTGCGACTGGGACAATCTCATTTCTCTCTACCCGCGGGGCGGAGTGCCGGCCCGGGGCACGCTCGATGTCACTGACCCGAAAGTGAGCACGACCGCGGACACCGTGCGCGAGAAGAAGTACGCCGAAGGACTGCTGACCTACGGCCGGGGCCTGCGCCCGGGCCTGCTGCACCACTATGACACGATGAAGTGCACCGAGGGCCTGGTCGCCATCGGCCGCCAGCGGGATGCGCTGGCCGATTTCTACAGCATCCTGGTGCACACGAGTTCCGCGAATGCGGGGTTCGAGTTCGGCGTCGTGCCCTGGGGAAACCGCGATCCGGGCGGCAACTTTCCGCCCCACGGCTGGTTCGCGGCGGAGTACATCGGGCTGCTGCGGAACATGCTGGTGCGCGAAGAGTCCGGCGATCTGCACCTGCTCAGCGTGGTCTCCCCGGAGTGGCTCAAGCCGGGCAGCCGGTTCAGCGTGCGCTACGCGCCCACGGACTTCGGCGAGATATCCTTCATTGCCCGCGCCCGCGAAGGTGCTCTCGAACTGCGCCTGCGCCACCAGTGGCGGACGCCGCCCGAGCGTATAGTCATCCACCTGCCTTGGTTCGTGGAAGGCCTGTCCGCCGAGGCAGATGGAGAGCCGGTGGTGATCGAAAAACCCGTCATCGGGGAGGGCTCGCAGGTCGTGGTCGGCTCCCAGGCCAGGCGAGTCACCCTCCGCTACCACCGGCCGCTTGACATGCCCAGGCTGAGCTACGACGCCGCGGTGGATGACTGGAAGCGAGAGAACCGTCGCCGATTCGATGAATATGTGCAGTCCGGTGGGAAGCCGGAACCCCTGTGGCGCGAATCGAGCCTGCCCATGACCCGCGCCGATCGCGCCGAGAACTGGGCGGCTCTCGTGGAACGAACCGGGATTGCGTTGGGGTGCACTGCCACCGCAAGCGCTTCCGAGCCCGGCAATCCCCCCGCCGCGGCCTGTGACGGCAATGTGAGCCTGTCCTCGTACTGGGGCGCCACGCCGTACCCGGCCTGGTGGCAGGTGGACCTGGGCGAAGAGCGTCTCATCGACCGCGTGCGCGTAGTAACCTACTGGGACCGCGGTGAAGGCAAGCGCGCCTACCAGTACCGGGTGCTGGTCTCGCCAGATGCAGAGAATTGGGAGACTGTCGCGGACCGCAGCGACAACAGCAAGCCGGCGACAGCCGCAGGTGAGCTGCTCTCTTTTCCGCCGCGGAGAGCGCGATATGTGCGAGTGGAAATGATCCGCAACTCCGCGAACATAGGGGTACACCTTGTAGAGGTCATGGTATTCCCCGCGGTTGAGGCGCCTGTGGCGGACGCGCCAGCGGAAACTCGCCCTGCATGGACTGCCGAGGATCAGACCGGCTCGGCAGCGACAGACATGCCCTCCTGGGGGTATGTGGGTGCCCAGCGGGTCATCCTGAAGGGAGATTCAATCAAGGCGAGCGGAGACCGGATCCGCCTTGTGTTTCGCGGTGGCGCGGAGGGGAGCATTGCTATCGGAGACGTGAGCATCGGCGTGACGGACCCCGTTGATCCAGTGAACGTGAAGACCGGCACCCGCACCCCGGTGACCTTCGGTGCGGCGAACTCCGTGGAACTCGGAGCCGGTCAGGAAATCGCTTCTGACTGGATCAGCTTCCCGCTGGAAGCCGGGAGAGACCACACCGTCACGTTCGCCGTGGACCGACAGGGAGCCACCACGCTGTGGTCGGACGCGAAGACCCTCCGGTTCGAGGGTCCCACCGAGGCCGCGCGGATGGTGCGCTGGTCCAGTGTCTCGCACACCACAACGTACAATCTCTACTTCCTGAGCCGCATCGAAGTGCCGAAGTAA
- a CDS encoding aldo/keto reductase, translating to MKRRRLGKTDLMVSEISLGTVELGMAYGIDPKGIDARPDEATAASVLNRALDLGINYIDTARLYGASEEIIGRSLRSRRNEYVLASKVPLFADEGLCGEALKQRITGSVHESLSALATDVIDVMMLHSAPSVRSVPPEFREVLEGFRQQGAIRYLGVSVYGPDEALAAIRCGWYDCVQIAYSMLDRRPEEKVLPAAVEEDIGIVVRSVLLKGVLTHRAQLLPDALASLREAAGKLEALAAKAGISLPEMAYRYVLAQPAAHTSLVGTSRIEELEAAVAYADRGPLPADLVEKVREVAVADEAQLNPANWPI from the coding sequence ATGAAGCGACGACGTCTTGGCAAGACGGATTTGATGGTCTCGGAGATCTCGTTGGGAACCGTGGAACTGGGCATGGCCTACGGCATCGACCCGAAGGGGATCGATGCCCGTCCGGATGAAGCCACCGCGGCCAGTGTGCTCAACCGCGCGCTGGACCTGGGCATCAACTACATCGACACCGCGCGGCTGTACGGGGCCAGCGAGGAGATTATCGGCAGGTCCCTGCGGAGCCGTCGCAACGAGTATGTCCTGGCCTCGAAAGTCCCGCTCTTCGCCGATGAGGGCCTCTGCGGGGAGGCCCTGAAGCAGCGCATCACAGGCTCGGTGCATGAGAGCCTGTCGGCGCTGGCCACAGATGTCATCGATGTTATGATGCTGCACAGTGCGCCGTCGGTGCGGAGTGTGCCGCCGGAGTTCCGCGAGGTGCTCGAAGGCTTCAGGCAGCAGGGCGCCATTCGCTATCTGGGTGTGAGCGTGTACGGGCCGGACGAGGCGCTGGCTGCGATCCGCTGCGGCTGGTATGACTGCGTCCAGATTGCTTACTCCATGCTGGACCGGCGCCCTGAGGAGAAAGTGCTGCCGGCCGCGGTGGAGGAGGACATCGGCATCGTGGTGCGGTCGGTGCTGCTCAAGGGCGTCCTGACCCACCGCGCCCAACTCTTGCCCGATGCCCTGGCATCTCTGAGAGAGGCCGCAGGCAAGCTGGAGGCGCTGGCCGCCAAGGCCGGCATCAGCCTGCCCGAGATGGCCTACCGGTACGTGCTGGCACAGCCGGCCGCCCACACATCGCTGGTGGGAACATCGCGAATCGAGGAACTCGAGGCGGCTGTGGCATACGCGGACCGTGGCCCGCTCCCCGCGGACCTGGTCGAAAAAGTGCGCGAAGTCGCGGTGGCGGACGAGGCCCAGCTGAACCCCGCGAACTGGCCGATATAG
- a CDS encoding zinc-binding alcohol dehydrogenase, whose translation MKQAILYGAGDLRLEDRPLETGSLRDGQIYVKTEVTAFSTGTDLGNYEGRSTELPGAPDYPRAVGYSNVGRIVADGRRVFSMKPHQSAFIAEPDDLLVPVPDGVSSEQASLAYLTQLGLAALRQARYETGENVAIIGLGVIGLATAGLARAMGAKVAAIANSSVRAEAALNVGAHAVFQSQDLASSDLVPLFGSTGADLVILTANTWDAYRLAVELARRGGRVSVLGFPGRAQPPPDFNPLDAQWFYGKQLTLIGAGSSPRVECAPSDLRFNLRRNLEYIFDLMSNGALQLESLITHKLPAARMIEAYELARQHSKELVAAVFDWREED comes from the coding sequence GTGAAACAGGCGATTCTATACGGTGCAGGGGACCTGCGGCTTGAGGATCGGCCGCTGGAGACCGGCAGTCTGCGCGATGGCCAGATCTACGTGAAAACGGAAGTGACCGCGTTTTCCACGGGCACTGACCTGGGGAACTATGAAGGGCGCTCGACGGAGCTGCCCGGCGCTCCTGATTACCCCCGCGCGGTGGGCTATTCCAATGTGGGTCGCATCGTCGCCGATGGCCGGCGCGTGTTCTCGATGAAGCCGCACCAGTCGGCCTTCATTGCGGAGCCCGACGATCTGCTGGTTCCCGTGCCGGATGGGGTCAGCTCCGAGCAAGCATCGCTCGCGTACTTGACACAGCTTGGTCTCGCGGCTCTCCGTCAGGCGCGGTATGAAACCGGCGAGAACGTGGCAATCATCGGCCTCGGGGTCATCGGTCTCGCCACTGCGGGCCTTGCGAGAGCGATGGGAGCGAAAGTCGCGGCGATCGCTAATTCCAGCGTACGGGCGGAAGCTGCCTTGAATGTGGGCGCCCACGCGGTTTTCCAATCACAGGACCTGGCCTCTAGCGACCTCGTTCCGCTGTTCGGGAGTACGGGCGCCGATCTGGTCATTCTCACGGCGAATACCTGGGACGCGTACCGGCTCGCCGTTGAGCTTGCCCGACGTGGTGGGCGCGTAAGCGTGCTGGGATTTCCCGGTCGCGCTCAACCGCCGCCGGACTTCAATCCCCTCGATGCTCAGTGGTTCTATGGCAAGCAACTCACGCTTATTGGTGCGGGCTCATCTCCTCGTGTGGAGTGTGCGCCGTCGGACCTGCGGTTCAACCTGCGCCGCAATCTCGAGTACATCTTCGATCTCATGTCCAATGGGGCGCTGCAACTGGAGAGCCTCATCACCCACAAGCTTCCGGCGGCCCGCATGATTGAGGCCTACGAGCTTGCCCGGCAACACTCCAAGGAACTCGTGGCCGCCGTGTTCGATTGGCGAGAGGAAGACTGA
- a CDS encoding Gfo/Idh/MocA family oxidoreductase, giving the protein METVKIGVLGAGRGAGLARAIRFAPSAELAAICDANEERLANAAAATGVKRTFTSYEALLDSDVDAVVVASPMPLHVEHSVQALKAGKHVLSEVTAATSMDQCWELLETVRSTGRKYMMAENYCWFRPWSVVMGMVRAGLFGEVYYGESEQIQEFKGGLPPLEDGYTWRTAELAMRLGHHYITHDLGPLYWAFGERIKNVVCMGSGQHHLPWAVADDTCTVLLETLRGRLIRIRLDFFSDRPNNYTYYGLQGTGAAYEGPRAAGEEHRVYVHGRTDPGTWESLWNYADYLPDAWKNLPEEAVNDSYDGGAPLMMEEFARCILDDTRPPVDVVDALNLTAPGLLSEVSRSKGGAPVEVPEFKL; this is encoded by the coding sequence ATGGAGACCGTGAAGATCGGAGTGCTGGGTGCGGGACGCGGCGCGGGATTGGCCCGCGCAATACGGTTTGCCCCCAGCGCAGAGTTGGCGGCAATCTGCGATGCGAATGAAGAGCGGCTGGCGAACGCTGCGGCGGCCACCGGGGTCAAGCGCACATTCACTTCATATGAGGCGCTTCTGGATTCCGACGTGGACGCGGTGGTGGTCGCCTCGCCCATGCCGCTGCATGTGGAGCACTCCGTGCAGGCGCTGAAGGCCGGCAAGCATGTGCTGTCGGAAGTCACCGCCGCCACCAGCATGGACCAGTGCTGGGAACTGCTGGAGACTGTGCGCTCCACCGGGCGGAAATACATGATGGCCGAGAACTACTGCTGGTTCCGGCCGTGGTCTGTGGTCATGGGCATGGTCCGCGCGGGGCTGTTCGGCGAGGTTTACTACGGGGAATCCGAGCAAATTCAGGAATTCAAAGGCGGCCTCCCGCCGCTTGAAGACGGGTACACATGGCGCACCGCGGAACTGGCCATGCGCCTTGGGCACCACTACATCACCCACGATCTCGGCCCGCTCTACTGGGCTTTCGGAGAACGCATCAAGAACGTGGTCTGCATGGGTTCAGGCCAACATCACCTTCCCTGGGCGGTCGCGGATGACACCTGCACCGTGTTACTGGAAACACTCCGGGGCCGCCTCATCCGCATTCGCCTGGACTTCTTCTCCGACCGGCCTAATAACTACACCTACTATGGCCTTCAGGGCACCGGCGCGGCATACGAAGGCCCGCGGGCAGCAGGCGAGGAGCACCGCGTCTACGTGCATGGGCGCACCGACCCGGGAACCTGGGAGAGCTTGTGGAACTACGCGGACTACTTGCCCGATGCGTGGAAGAACCTGCCCGAAGAGGCCGTGAACGACAGCTACGACGGCGGGGCCCCGCTGATGATGGAGGAGTTCGCCCGTTGCATCCTCGATGACACGCGCCCGCCGGTGGACGTGGTGGATGCGCTGAATCTCACCGCGCCGGGTCTACTGTCCGAGGTGTCACGATCGAAGGGCGGCGCACCGGTGGAGGTGCCGGAGTTCAAACTGTAG
- a CDS encoding carbon starvation protein A, with protein MPSVYLLLLGLCGFGLAYRFYGAFLAARVTALDASRETPAFTHRDGKDYHPTNRWILFGHHFAAIAGAGPLVGPVLAAQYGYLPGAIWILIGAIFAGAVHDYIILFASVRNRGESISRIAERYLGKTAGWCAAFATLFIIIVALAGLAMVVINALGESPWGVFTIACSIPIALLMGQWLYRIRPGRVAEASAIGVLLLLLAVVAGDPISRSSIASWFTLTKSQLEIALPTYGFIAAVLPVWMLLCPRDYLSTYMKLGTVGLLAIGIFVVNPHLAIPPTTEYLSGGGPVVPGPVWPYVCLTIACGAISGFHALIGSGTTPKMISNERDVLPIGYGAMLVEGFVGLMALVAACTLLPEHYFTINADPAKYQASAQTLEQVSRIAQEVGEGTLVGRTGGSVTLAVGMAQIFRNLPGMGAMMSYWYHFAIMFEALFILTTIDTGTRVARFILQEIAGRAYAPLKSGTWLPGVILTSFLVSFGWFILVRGGTVATIWPMFGIANQLLAVVALAVGTSYILRHAAKKTYALTTFLPFTFLAVTVFASGIQFSQKMLLGAQPDYLKGLLAVMMMILAVVICWECARNWRQLLCGNCAPLPEIDSDQDLLRLAEGTEIAD; from the coding sequence ATGCCATCAGTATATCTGCTCCTGCTTGGTCTGTGCGGTTTCGGCCTGGCGTACCGCTTCTACGGCGCCTTCCTGGCGGCCAGAGTCACAGCCCTGGACGCATCCCGCGAGACTCCCGCATTCACCCATCGCGACGGCAAGGACTACCATCCGACCAATCGCTGGATCTTGTTCGGGCACCATTTCGCGGCCATTGCCGGCGCGGGACCGCTTGTGGGACCTGTGCTTGCAGCCCAGTATGGCTACCTGCCAGGCGCCATCTGGATTCTCATCGGCGCCATCTTCGCCGGCGCGGTGCATGACTACATCATCCTGTTCGCTTCGGTGCGCAATCGAGGCGAATCGATCTCGCGCATCGCCGAGCGCTACCTCGGCAAGACCGCCGGATGGTGCGCGGCCTTCGCCACGTTGTTCATCATCATCGTCGCCCTGGCTGGACTGGCGATGGTGGTGATCAATGCCTTGGGCGAGAGTCCCTGGGGGGTTTTCACCATCGCCTGCTCCATCCCCATTGCGCTGCTCATGGGGCAATGGCTCTACAGGATCCGCCCGGGCCGCGTGGCCGAGGCTTCCGCCATCGGTGTGCTGCTGCTATTGCTGGCAGTTGTGGCCGGAGACCCGATCTCCCGCAGCTCCATCGCCTCGTGGTTCACACTGACCAAGTCCCAACTGGAGATAGCGCTACCCACATACGGCTTCATCGCCGCGGTCCTGCCGGTGTGGATGCTCCTGTGCCCGCGCGACTATCTATCAACCTACATGAAGCTGGGGACCGTGGGCCTTCTCGCGATCGGGATTTTCGTAGTCAACCCGCACCTTGCTATCCCGCCAACCACCGAGTACCTGTCCGGTGGCGGACCGGTGGTTCCCGGTCCCGTCTGGCCTTACGTGTGCCTAACCATCGCCTGCGGAGCGATCTCCGGCTTCCACGCCCTCATCGGTTCCGGCACCACGCCGAAGATGATCAGCAACGAGAGGGATGTCCTGCCCATCGGATACGGAGCCATGCTGGTAGAGGGTTTTGTGGGGCTGATGGCTCTCGTGGCAGCCTGCACACTGCTGCCCGAGCACTATTTCACCATCAACGCCGACCCCGCGAAATACCAGGCGTCCGCACAGACCCTGGAGCAGGTCAGTCGCATCGCCCAGGAGGTCGGTGAGGGAACACTGGTAGGCCGCACGGGCGGCTCCGTGACCCTTGCGGTTGGCATGGCCCAGATTTTCCGCAACTTGCCCGGGATGGGTGCGATGATGTCCTACTGGTACCATTTTGCGATCATGTTTGAAGCCCTGTTCATCCTCACCACCATCGACACCGGCACCCGCGTGGCCCGCTTCATCCTGCAGGAAATTGCCGGGCGCGCATACGCCCCACTAAAGAGCGGAACATGGCTGCCGGGTGTGATACTCACCAGCTTCCTGGTCAGTTTCGGCTGGTTCATTCTGGTGCGAGGAGGGACCGTGGCCACCATCTGGCCCATGTTCGGCATCGCCAACCAGTTGCTGGCCGTGGTGGCACTCGCCGTAGGGACGTCGTACATCCTCCGCCACGCCGCGAAAAAAACCTATGCGCTGACGACTTTTCTCCCCTTCACTTTCCTGGCTGTCACCGTGTTCGCGTCAGGTATTCAGTTCAGTCAGAAGATGCTTCTCGGCGCGCAACCCGACTATCTCAAGGGCCTGCTGGCAGTGATGATGATGATCCTCGCGGTGGTCATCTGCTGGGAATGTGCGCGTAATTGGCGCCAACTCCTGTGCGGAAACTGCGCGCCATTGCCGGAGATCGATTCCGACCAGGACCTCCTGCGCCTGGCCGAGGGCACGGAAATCGCGGACTAG
- a CDS encoding DUF4038 domain-containing protein, whose product MQPGTVNCVNEWSYTAAKEHADPFNELALDILVSGPRGQEWRVPGFWCGGRNWKARFAPPEPGLYRLRSICSDSSDTGLHGVEGELRADLYRGENALLQHGPLSVHDSRRYLVHADGNPFFWLADTWWMGLCKRLSWPEGFQTLLADRVRKGFSVIQIIAGLYPDMPWHDERGANEFGYPWEEDFSRIVPEYWDLADQRIAALVEAGLVPCIVGCWGYFLPWMGVERLKQHWRYLVARYGAYPVVWCLAGEATMPYYLSQTREQDMALQKSGWTEIAAYVRNLDPCRRPITIHPTSVGRDQVEDDSLLDINWLQTGHGGRDSVPNTVNLMTSEYAREPRMPVINSEVCYEGIMESSREEIQRFMFWACILSGACGHTYGANGIWQVNEPGRPYGPSPHGLSWGDRPWTEAYQLPGSGQIGLGKQFLASLPWWRLEPCPELVEPHWTPERHWHPFAAWVPGELWVIYVPTNWFLAPGEIPVVKRLDPAQRYRGFYLNPSDGSRRDLGSFSPDPDGSWQAPMPNVLRDWVLVVEREP is encoded by the coding sequence ATGCAACCGGGCACAGTAAACTGCGTAAATGAGTGGTCATACACCGCAGCGAAGGAACACGCCGATCCCTTCAATGAGCTGGCGCTTGATATCCTGGTCTCCGGCCCGCGTGGGCAGGAGTGGCGCGTGCCCGGTTTCTGGTGCGGCGGCAGAAACTGGAAAGCCCGGTTCGCCCCGCCCGAACCGGGTCTCTACAGGCTCCGGAGTATCTGCTCTGACTCGTCGGACACGGGCCTGCACGGTGTCGAGGGTGAGTTGCGGGCTGACCTCTACCGTGGCGAGAACGCGCTCTTGCAGCACGGCCCCCTCAGTGTTCATGACAGCCGCCGGTACCTTGTACACGCCGACGGCAACCCCTTCTTCTGGCTGGCTGACACCTGGTGGATGGGCCTGTGTAAGCGCCTGTCGTGGCCGGAGGGCTTCCAGACACTGCTGGCCGACCGGGTACGCAAGGGCTTCTCGGTGATCCAGATCATCGCAGGCCTCTACCCCGACATGCCGTGGCATGATGAACGAGGCGCCAATGAGTTCGGGTATCCCTGGGAAGAAGACTTCAGCCGAATCGTGCCCGAGTACTGGGACCTGGCGGACCAGCGGATCGCGGCGCTGGTGGAGGCCGGGCTCGTCCCCTGCATCGTTGGCTGCTGGGGATACTTCCTGCCCTGGATGGGTGTAGAGCGTCTCAAGCAGCACTGGCGGTATCTGGTGGCCCGCTACGGGGCCTATCCAGTGGTCTGGTGCCTGGCCGGCGAGGCCACTATGCCCTACTATCTGAGCCAGACCCGCGAGCAGGACATGGCGCTGCAGAAGAGTGGCTGGACCGAGATTGCGGCGTACGTGCGAAACCTGGACCCCTGCCGGCGACCGATCACGATCCACCCGACGAGCGTGGGGCGCGACCAGGTCGAGGACGACAGCCTCCTGGATATCAACTGGCTCCAGACGGGCCACGGCGGACGAGACAGCGTGCCCAATACCGTGAACCTCATGACCAGCGAATATGCCCGGGAGCCGCGTATGCCCGTGATCAACTCGGAGGTCTGTTACGAGGGGATCATGGAATCCTCGCGCGAGGAGATCCAGCGGTTCATGTTCTGGGCCTGCATACTTTCCGGGGCCTGCGGCCATACCTATGGGGCCAATGGCATCTGGCAGGTCAATGAACCAGGGCGGCCGTATGGTCCCTCGCCCCACGGTCTATCATGGGGAGACAGGCCGTGGACCGAGGCGTACCAGTTGCCGGGGTCGGGTCAGATAGGGCTGGGCAAGCAGTTCCTCGCGAGCCTGCCGTGGTGGCGGCTCGAGCCCTGCCCGGAACTTGTGGAGCCCCACTGGACGCCGGAGCGGCACTGGCACCCATTCGCGGCCTGGGTGCCGGGCGAGTTGTGGGTTATCTACGTTCCTACCAACTGGTTCCTTGCGCCGGGGGAGATCCCGGTGGTCAAGCGCCTGGACCCGGCACAGCGTTACCGTGGCTTTTACCTGAACCCGTCCGACGGCAGCCGGCGCGACCTGGGGAGCTTCAGCCCCGATCCGGACGGCAGCTGGCAGGCCCCCATGCCCAACGTTCTGCGGGACTGGGTGCTGGTCGTGGAGCGGGAACCGTAA